In a genomic window of Penaeus vannamei isolate JL-2024 chromosome 10, ASM4276789v1, whole genome shotgun sequence:
- the LOC113819706 gene encoding uncharacterized protein isoform X1, protein MAGRSLVCVILVAGHAQQLKQDIEVSNTTAKEHEEDESGKYIHLKGVPKALLPAPQGKRILDHWWDAIKTRQLFSDVFLVTNADKYKHFERWATASDFPVENIINDGSTILDNALGSVADVELAIRTKNLWENDILVVAGDMLFQDSKFDMAQVLDYFYRTPEGDLAIYYEMGSLEPTFSRGIVEVCSKTNRITKFLEKPAPHETCSRNASVVFYAFRSETVSRLPVYLQEYRASTQRTFGAFMQWLINDLKVLVYGMKLPTGFQLIGQVGLKDYESWNSYFADQAKKECKAPRSHRAYARVGIMGNPSDGFFGKTISLSIANFWAEVTIKASAKLRLLPHPLNDPIDFGSLSDLYGISNKEGYLGGLRLLQATCKKFYHFCATRGIALTRQNFTLSYDTNIPRQVGLAGSSAIVTATLKCLMDFFNLSDHDMPKTLQPQFILDVEKEELRINAGLQDRVVQIYEGLVYMDFTRSLMESQGHGNYEHLDVDLPPLFLVYLPNPSDSGKIHSDVAARWERGDDKVLEGMKKFADLTEEAKTAIKNHDWSTLADLMNSNFEMRRELYGDAALGVDNLKMIEIGCSFGAAVKFPGSGGAVLGFLNDQSRMEELRHRYQQEGCVVVDIIPKKPVPKNNSI, encoded by the exons GGTCGCAGTTTAGTGTGTGTTATCTTAGTGGCCGGCCATGCGCAGCAGCTGAAACAAGACATTGAGGTGAGTAACACTACGGCCAAGGAACATGAg GAAGATGAGAGTGGCAAGTACATTCACCTTAAGGGTGTGCCCAAAGCCCTCTTACCAGCTCCTCAAGGGAAGCGCATTTTGGACCACTGGTGGGATGCTATCAAAAC acGCCAGCTGTTTAGTGATGTATTCTTAGTCACTAATGCGGACAAATACAAACACTTTGAACGCTGGGCAACTGCTTCAGACTTTCCTGTGGAGAATATCATCAATGATGGATCAACCATTTTAGATAATGCCTTGGGATCTGTTGCTGATGTTGAACTTGCCATCCGTACCAAAAACTTGTGGGAAAATGATATTTTGGTTGTTGCTGGTGACATGCTGTTtcag GATAGCAAGTTTGATATGGCACAGGTACTTGACTACTTCTACAGGACACCTGAAGGCGATTTGGCTATATATTATGAGATGGGGTCTTTGGAACCCACCTTTTCAAGAGGTATTGTGGAAGTGTGTTCAAAGACAAACAG GATAACAAAGTTCTTGGAGAAACCTGCACCTCATGAGACGTGCTCGAGGAATGCTAGTGTTGTATTTTATGCCTTTCGTTCTGAGACTGTTTCACGCCTTCCTGTGTATCTCCAAGAGTATAGGGCTTCCACTCAACGTACCTTTGGTGCTTTCATGCAGTGGCTCATTAATGATTTAAAG GTACTGGTGTATGGGATGAAGCTACCCACAGGTTTTCAACTCATTGGTCAAGTAGGCTTAAAGGATTATGAATCATGGAACTCGTACTTTGCTGACCAAGCCAAGAAAGAGTGTAAGGCCCCAAGATCCCACCGAGCATATGCAAG AGTTGGCATTATGGGCAATCCATCAGACGGGTTTTTTGGCAAGACCATTTCCCTTTCCATTGCCAACTTCTGGGCTGAAGTGACCATAAAGGCAAGTGCCAAACTACgactccttcctcaccctctaaaTGACCCGATAGATTTTGGGTCGCTCTCAGACCTGTACGGAATCAGTAATAAGGAGGGATATCTCGGAGGCTTGCGCTTGCTCCAGGCCACATGCAAGAAGTTCTATCATTTTTGTGCCACTAGAGG CATTGCACTGACGCGCCAGAACTTCACACTGTCCTATGATACGAACATCCCCCGCCAAGTTGGCCTAGCTGGCAGCTCAGCCATTGTAACAGCCACCCTCAAGTGCCTCATGGACTTCTTCAATCTATCAGACCATGACATGCCCAAGACTCTTCAGCCACAATTCATCCTGGATGTGGAAAAGGAAGAGCTGCGGATAAATGCTGGATTGCAGGACAGGGTTGTGCAG atttatgagGGATTGGTGTATATGGATTTCACACGATCATTAATGGAAAGTCAAGGACATGGGAATTATGAACATCTTGATGTAGATTTGCCGCCACTTTTCCTTGTTTATCTGCCAAATCCCAGTGACTCGGGCAAAATCCACTCAGATGTTGCTGCTCGTTGGGAGAGAG GAGATGATAAAGTTTTGGAGGGAATGAAAAAGTTTGCAGACCTAACTGAAGAAGCCAAAACAGCCATCAAGAATCATGATTGGTCTACCCTAGCTGACTTAATGAATTCAAACTTTGAGATGCGAAGAGAACTGTATGGCGATGCGGCTCTGGGTGTCGATAATCTGAAAATGATTGAGATTGGATGCAGTTTTGGTGCTGCAGTGAAGTTCCCCGGCAGCGGTGGTGCTGTATTGGGCTTCTTGAATGACCAGAGTAGAATG gaggaACTTCGTCATCGTTACCAGCAGGAAGGTTGTGTAGTTGTTGATATCATACCCAAAAAACCAGTGCCAAAAAATAACAGCATTTGA
- the LOC113819699 gene encoding uncharacterized protein — translation MRGAILWLLGVAAVASLPLSDPPTPNKHDLLQMILNARPEDNDLEGNAVEVLPEAEALDVPVTTQSSVNATSKVPADKASTPVVTTPEEEQVQQQQLVAEDDQEQATEQAQKPEEIEQVPAQEQAPEQEQQAPEEVALPEQEQVPEEVQQVPQQDAEEPIPEQEQLPVEPQANPLVPVPVQEPSRLEYFIPDTDEEPEIVYIPMLDVPEELPEDGFITEPQDGGEEMDATEEFPVDTVNVPEDSSEEPVDVFIAPEEVPEGFVPEEVPEGFVPEEVPEGFVPEEVPEGFVPEYDGPEEDSTESSEDPDYVPEEVFYAPDEVSEGIPVILEEVSDDPEYDGPEDFPQEVPEVVFDNFGTPEEVSEDRFDGSQEMPEEFSDVQDEVPEGIVVIPVENFDAIEGASADNFDGPQEGPEAEAGIPEGVFAVLEEVPEGFYIREEIPEGIFVPEEESEVDGPEDIPEGIPDGEVPEDAFDGPQDAPEGFDAPEEVYPEAGPLIPELVPIRVSYMGQEFIETGEPEEDSEDDEPEDFELQENPQEETIFDPPVVYFVPEGETFVPENADYTPEEEYNLEGNPDMEQDMPLMEEEEYVPDDAPIASDGYFVGEEQPVIEDSAFVPEEEISNDEAMPDNLPIAVFHTSEGDVIVPAFLPDMPEESSSEEDVPEQFYPQGEESEGESFAPFLPEADNDEMVFRPFGGFPFFRPAVVMRPETEGEEEQEGDESTGPYVPPNLVEIVVIGTQGDRNDRLPFPFAPQRPFDVQMQPEQLPVRPIAPIAGETFRPDEPLLPIAGEPQTDGEDQLTPIVVDNQTFLIPNENDSQRIIFPEDDEPTQSLPVFPAQWDDEQHFFLPIRSEDDSDDQPMTEEKFPEFEQQQQPTQEFLEQNFRFRPQPLMRRPTFPTREPQDYFDGPQTPQRFGHFHPEPIPFQTDDDDDDVIYTDYDTPDEYDTPFDYFMQSRYPQLYGGNDYYPQAINERPRNPNFTPQNQQLYGPRFGQNNPPPQFYRDYSTFNFRTAMPARSPYTQGHQGPFPVNSGRIAPQSQYEANYGYPWNYDYPSRRPVW, via the exons ATGAGAGGAGCG ATATTATGGTTACTCGGGGTAGCAGCAGTGGCTTCCCTGCCGCTGTCGGACCCCCCCACACCCAACAAGCACGACCTTCTGCAGATGATCCTCAACGCACGACCTGAAGACAACGACCTTGAAGGAAATGCCGTCGAAGTCCTCCCTGAGGCTGAGGCCCTGGATGTACCGGTAACCACCCAGTCGTCCGTCAATGCGACCTCCAAGGTGCCAGCTGATAAGGCTTCTACTCCTGTCGTCACTACGCCTGAGGAAGAACaggtgcagcagcagcagctggtaGCGGAGGACGACCAGGAACAGGCAACTGAACAAGCGCAGAAGCCCGAAGAGATAGAACAAGTGCCTGCACAAGAGCAAGCGCCCGAGCAGGAACAGCAAGCGCCTGAGGAGGTGGCGTTGCCCGAGCAGGAGCAGGTCCCCGAGGAGGTACAACAGGTTCCTCAGCAGGATGCAGAAGAACCAATCCCCGAGCAGGAGCAGCTCCCTGTCGAACCGCAGGCTAACCCCCTCGTGCCTGTCCCGGTCCAAGAACCTTCAAGGCTGGAATACTTCATCCCTGACACAGATGAAGAACCCGAGATTGTGTACATTCCTATGCTCGATGTTCCTGAAGAGCTTCCTGAAGATGGTTTTATAACAGAACCCcaagacggaggagaggaaatggatgcTACCGAGGAATTCCCTGTAGACACTGTTAACGTTCCTGAAGACAGCTCTGAAGAACCTGTGGATGTCTTTATTGCTCCTGAAGAAGTGCCTGAGGGCTTTGTGCCTGAAGAAGTGCCTGAGGGCTTCGTGCCTGAAGAAGTGCCCGAGGGCTTTGTACCTGAAGAAGTGCCTGAGGGCTTTGTGCCTGAGTATGATGGCCCTGAAGAAGACTCCACAGAAAGCTCTGAGGACCCTGATTATGTGCCTGAAGAGGTTTTTTATGCTCCTGATGAGGTCTCTGAAGGAATCCCAGTTATCCTTGAAGAAGTCTCTGATGACCCTGAATATGATGGCCCTGAGGACTTCCCACAAGAAGTTCCTGAAGTAGTTTTTGACAATTTTGGTACTCCCGAAGAAGTTTCTGAAGACAGGTTTGATGGATCTCAAGAGATGCCTGAAGAATTTTCTGATGTCCAAGATGAAGTTCCTGAGGGAATCGTAGTTATCCCTGTCGAAAATTTTGATGCCATCGAAGGCGCCTCTGCAGATAATTTTGATGGACCTCAAGAGGGCCCTGAAGCCGAGGCAGGAATTCCCGAAGGAGTCTTTGCTGTCCTTGAAGAAGTCCCAGAAGGATTTTATATCCGTGAGGAGATCCCCGAGGGAATATTTGTCCCTGAAGAAGAATCTGAAGTCGATGGCCCCGAAGACATCCCCGAAGGTATTCCTGATGGTGAAGTCCCTGAGGATGCGTTTGATGGTCCTCAAGATGCCCCTGAAGGTTTTGATGCTCCTGAAGAAGTATATCCAGAAGCTGGTCCCTTAATCCCTGAACTAGTCCCAATTAGAGTGTCTTACATGGGCCAGGAATTCATCGAGACAGGGGAGCCAGAAGAGGATTCCGAGGATGACGAACCTGAGGATTTTGAGCTTCAAGAAAACCCACAAGAGGAGACTATCTTCGACCCACCCGTTGTATATTTCGTACCTGAAGGCGAAACGTTCGTGCCCGAGAATGCCGACTACACTCCCGAGGAGGAATACAACTTGGAGGGAAACCCTGACATGGAGCAGGATATGCCactgatggaggaagaggagtatgtcCCCGACGATGCACCCATCGCCTCTGACGGTTATTTCGTCGGTGAGGAACAGCCAGTGATTGAAGATAGTGCTTTTGTGCCTGAGGAGGAGATCTCGAATGACGAAGCCATGCCAGATAACCTCCCTATAGCAGTGTTCCACACTTCTGAAGGTGACGTAATCGTACCTGCGTTCCTTCCAGACATGCCGGAAGAGTCCTCTTCTGAAGAGGATGTTCCAGAACAGTTCTACCCGCAAGGTGAGGAGTCCGAGGGCGAAAGCTTTGCGCCGTTCCTTCCAGAGGCCGATAATGACGAAATGGTCTTCAGGCCCTTCGGCGGGTTCCCTTTCTTCCGTCCTGCTGTGGTAATGCGtccagagacagaaggagaggaggagcaggaaggcgATGAGTCCACTGGGCCATATGTACCACCGAACTTAGTCGAGATCGTGGTTATTGGCACCCAAGGCGACCGCAATGACaggctccccttccccttcgctccccaGCGGCCTTTCGATGTGCAGATGCAGCCTGAACAGCTGCCCGTCCGCCCCATCGCGCCCATCGCTGGAGAAACATTCCGCCCTGATGAGCCTCTGCTGCCCATCGCCGGAGAGCCACAGACAGACGGGGAGGATCAGCTGACTCCCATCGTGGTCGACAATCAGACATTTCTGATCCCCAATGAAAATGACAGCCAGAGAATCATTTTCCCCGAGGATGACGAGCCCACCCAGAGCCTCCCTGTTTTCCCCGCCCAGTGGGACGACGAGCAACATTTTTTTCTACCAATCCGGAGCGAGGACGATAGCGACGACCAACCAATGACTGAGGAAAAGTTCCCAGAATTCGAGCAACAGCAGCAGCCAACTCAAGAATTTCTCGAGCAAAATTTCCGTTTCCGCCCACAGCCACTGATGAGAAGACCCACATTTCCCACAAGGGAACCTCAGGACTACTTCGACGGACCACAGACTCCTCAGAGGTTTGGCCATTTCCACCCTGAACCAATCCCTTTCCAGaccgatgacgacgacgatgatgtaATTTACACTGATTACGACACCCCAGATGAATACGATACACCCTTCGACTATTTCATGCAGTCTCGCTACCCACAACTGTACGGCGGAAACGACTATTACCCACAGGCAATCAACGAGCGCCCTAGGAACCCAAATTTCACCCCACAGAACCAGCAGCTGTACGGACCACGTTTCGGACAAAACAACCCACCTCCTCAGTTCTACCGCGATTACTCTACTTTCAACTTCAGGACCGCCATGCCCGCGAGGTCTCCTTACACGCAAGGCCATCAGGGTCCTTTCCCAGTTAACTCAGGGCGGATCGCACCACAAAGCCAGTACGAAGCAAACTACGGTTATCCTTGGAACTACGACTATCCCTCCCGCCGTCCTGTGTGGTAA
- the LOC113819706 gene encoding uncharacterized protein isoform X2, with product MAGRSLVCVILVAGHAQQLKQDIEEDESGKYIHLKGVPKALLPAPQGKRILDHWWDAIKTRQLFSDVFLVTNADKYKHFERWATASDFPVENIINDGSTILDNALGSVADVELAIRTKNLWENDILVVAGDMLFQDSKFDMAQVLDYFYRTPEGDLAIYYEMGSLEPTFSRGIVEVCSKTNRITKFLEKPAPHETCSRNASVVFYAFRSETVSRLPVYLQEYRASTQRTFGAFMQWLINDLKVLVYGMKLPTGFQLIGQVGLKDYESWNSYFADQAKKECKAPRSHRAYARVGIMGNPSDGFFGKTISLSIANFWAEVTIKASAKLRLLPHPLNDPIDFGSLSDLYGISNKEGYLGGLRLLQATCKKFYHFCATRGIALTRQNFTLSYDTNIPRQVGLAGSSAIVTATLKCLMDFFNLSDHDMPKTLQPQFILDVEKEELRINAGLQDRVVQIYEGLVYMDFTRSLMESQGHGNYEHLDVDLPPLFLVYLPNPSDSGKIHSDVAARWERGDDKVLEGMKKFADLTEEAKTAIKNHDWSTLADLMNSNFEMRRELYGDAALGVDNLKMIEIGCSFGAAVKFPGSGGAVLGFLNDQSRMEELRHRYQQEGCVVVDIIPKKPVPKNNSI from the exons GGTCGCAGTTTAGTGTGTGTTATCTTAGTGGCCGGCCATGCGCAGCAGCTGAAACAAGACATTGAG GAAGATGAGAGTGGCAAGTACATTCACCTTAAGGGTGTGCCCAAAGCCCTCTTACCAGCTCCTCAAGGGAAGCGCATTTTGGACCACTGGTGGGATGCTATCAAAAC acGCCAGCTGTTTAGTGATGTATTCTTAGTCACTAATGCGGACAAATACAAACACTTTGAACGCTGGGCAACTGCTTCAGACTTTCCTGTGGAGAATATCATCAATGATGGATCAACCATTTTAGATAATGCCTTGGGATCTGTTGCTGATGTTGAACTTGCCATCCGTACCAAAAACTTGTGGGAAAATGATATTTTGGTTGTTGCTGGTGACATGCTGTTtcag GATAGCAAGTTTGATATGGCACAGGTACTTGACTACTTCTACAGGACACCTGAAGGCGATTTGGCTATATATTATGAGATGGGGTCTTTGGAACCCACCTTTTCAAGAGGTATTGTGGAAGTGTGTTCAAAGACAAACAG GATAACAAAGTTCTTGGAGAAACCTGCACCTCATGAGACGTGCTCGAGGAATGCTAGTGTTGTATTTTATGCCTTTCGTTCTGAGACTGTTTCACGCCTTCCTGTGTATCTCCAAGAGTATAGGGCTTCCACTCAACGTACCTTTGGTGCTTTCATGCAGTGGCTCATTAATGATTTAAAG GTACTGGTGTATGGGATGAAGCTACCCACAGGTTTTCAACTCATTGGTCAAGTAGGCTTAAAGGATTATGAATCATGGAACTCGTACTTTGCTGACCAAGCCAAGAAAGAGTGTAAGGCCCCAAGATCCCACCGAGCATATGCAAG AGTTGGCATTATGGGCAATCCATCAGACGGGTTTTTTGGCAAGACCATTTCCCTTTCCATTGCCAACTTCTGGGCTGAAGTGACCATAAAGGCAAGTGCCAAACTACgactccttcctcaccctctaaaTGACCCGATAGATTTTGGGTCGCTCTCAGACCTGTACGGAATCAGTAATAAGGAGGGATATCTCGGAGGCTTGCGCTTGCTCCAGGCCACATGCAAGAAGTTCTATCATTTTTGTGCCACTAGAGG CATTGCACTGACGCGCCAGAACTTCACACTGTCCTATGATACGAACATCCCCCGCCAAGTTGGCCTAGCTGGCAGCTCAGCCATTGTAACAGCCACCCTCAAGTGCCTCATGGACTTCTTCAATCTATCAGACCATGACATGCCCAAGACTCTTCAGCCACAATTCATCCTGGATGTGGAAAAGGAAGAGCTGCGGATAAATGCTGGATTGCAGGACAGGGTTGTGCAG atttatgagGGATTGGTGTATATGGATTTCACACGATCATTAATGGAAAGTCAAGGACATGGGAATTATGAACATCTTGATGTAGATTTGCCGCCACTTTTCCTTGTTTATCTGCCAAATCCCAGTGACTCGGGCAAAATCCACTCAGATGTTGCTGCTCGTTGGGAGAGAG GAGATGATAAAGTTTTGGAGGGAATGAAAAAGTTTGCAGACCTAACTGAAGAAGCCAAAACAGCCATCAAGAATCATGATTGGTCTACCCTAGCTGACTTAATGAATTCAAACTTTGAGATGCGAAGAGAACTGTATGGCGATGCGGCTCTGGGTGTCGATAATCTGAAAATGATTGAGATTGGATGCAGTTTTGGTGCTGCAGTGAAGTTCCCCGGCAGCGGTGGTGCTGTATTGGGCTTCTTGAATGACCAGAGTAGAATG gaggaACTTCGTCATCGTTACCAGCAGGAAGGTTGTGTAGTTGTTGATATCATACCCAAAAAACCAGTGCCAAAAAATAACAGCATTTGA